Proteins encoded within one genomic window of Marasmius oreades isolate 03SP1 chromosome 4, whole genome shotgun sequence:
- the CDH1 gene encoding substrate-specific activator of APC-dependent proteolysis (CAZy:AA3; CAZy:AA8) yields MFFRVAFALLPFIGRALSQQTAAPYVDPDNGITFYGLTDAVHHVTYGITFPPASRGSTEFIGEIVAPIDAKWVGFAPGGAMINNLLLVAWVNNGQIVRSNRKATDYLQPIAYQGPILTDLPSTKVNSTHWKWVYRCQNCTVWDTGSIDTNSGGPTGWAYSSVGVDNPADPQSTFLEHTDFSLYGRNFADAHASADDYDRWAAGGTGGGSGTTTPTTTTTTTQGPITSGIPYDYVVVGAGPAGIITADRLSEAGKKVLLVERGGPSTWETGGTYGPDWLKGSQLTKFDVPGLFESMFSDSNSFWWCKDINVFAGCLVGGGTSINGALYWYPPDIDFSPSQGWPTSWQNHHTWTNKMIARLPATDHPSTDGKRYLEQVFDVVSTLLKGQSYQQITINDNPDYKDHVFGYSAYDFVGGKRGGPVATYLRTAKARKNFTMKMYTMVTGVVRKGSTITGVRTNDTSLGPDGVIPLNPKGRVILSGGSFGSPRILFQSGIGPTDMLNIVKADPTQGPRMPAQSAWINLPVGENVSDNPSINLVFTHPSVDAYDNWANIQTNPRSADTKQYLASQSGVFAQASPRLNFWRAYAGSDQKTRYLQGTARPGAASWNTTFPFNQTQIFTITAYLSTGITSRGRIGIDAAVQPRVLTNPWFEDPVDKAVLIQGLKDIVSNIKSVPGMTMITPDNQTTIDAYVNNYPVADMNSNHWVGPCSIGNSQSNAVVDQNTKVFGTDNLFVLDASILPAIPMGNPHGAIMAAAEQGVAKILALSGGP; encoded by the exons ATGTTTTTCCGCGTGGCATTTGCCCTGCTTCCTTTCATCGGGAGAGCTCTCTCTCAACAAACGGCTGCTCCCTATGTCGACCCAGACAACGGCATCACCTTCTACGGACTAACCGATGCAGTTCACCATGTCACCTATGGTATCACCTTCCCTCCAGCTTCCCGAGGCTCGACCGAGTTCATTGGCGAAATCGTTGCCCCAATCGACGCCAAGTGGGTTGGTTTTGCGCCTGGTGGTGCAATGATCAACAACCTGCTTCTCGTGGCATGGGTTAACAATGGACAGATTGTACGTTCCAACCGGAAGGCTAC TGACTATTTACAGCCAAT AGCTTACCAAGGGCCCATCCTCACCGATCTCCCTTCAACGAAAGTCAATTCAACACACTGGAAATGGGTTTATCGGTGCCAGAACTGTACAG TGTGGGACACCGGAAGTATCGACACCAACAGCGGTGGTCCTACAGGCTGGGCATATTCGAGTGTTGGCGTCG ACAATCCCGCTGATCCCCAGAGTACTTTCCTGGAACATACCGATT TCTCGCTTTATGGAAGGAACTTCGCCGACGCTCATGCATCTGCCGACGACTACGATCGCTGGGCTGCTGGAGGAACCGGTGGCGGCAGTGGAACCACTACTCCTACAACTACTACAACCACTACCCAAGGCCCAATCACCAGC GGAATACCGTACGATTACGTCGTTGTAGGAGCTGGACCGGCGGGAATCATCACTGCCGATCGTCTCTCGGAAGCGGGTAAAAAGGTTCTTTTGGTTGAACGTGGCGGTCCGAGTACTTGGGAAACCGGTGGTACATACGGTCCCGATTGGCTCAAAGGTTCACAG TTGACTAAATTCGATGTTCCCGGATTGTTCG AGTCCATGTTTTCGGATAGTAACTCATTCTGGTGGTGCAAAG atatcaatgttttcgCGGGTTGCCTTGTTGGCGGTGGAACCTCGATCAATGGCGC ACTTTACTGGTACCCACCCGACATCGATTTCTCGCCCTCTCAAGGATGGCCTACGTCTTGGCAAAATCATCACACCTGGACTAATAAAATGATAGCGAGATTGCCAGCCACCGATCATCCTTCTACTGACGGGAAAAGGTATCTAGAGCAGGTGTTTGATGTCGTCTCGACTCTGCTTAAAGGCCAAAGCTATCAACAAATCACGATCAACGACAACCCTGATTACAAGGATCATGTCTTTGGTTACAGTGCTTACGAT TTTGTCGGTGGTAAACGAGGCGGACCTGTTGCTACATATCTTCGCACAGCCAAAGCCCGAAAGAACTTTACAATGAAAATGTACACGATGGTGACTGGTGTGGTTCGTAAAGGATCGACCATAACTGGCGTTCGAACGAACGATACATCGTTGGGTCCTGATGGTGTAATACCTCTGAACCCGAAAGGACGTGTCATTCTCTCTGGAGGATCATTCGGTTCCCCTCGTATTCTCTTCCAGTCGGGAATAGGTCCAACAGACATGTTGAACATCGTCAAGGCTGATCCAACGCAGGGACCTCGTATGCCAGCTCAGAGCGCTTGGATCAACTTACCAGTCGGTGAGAAT GTGTCGGATAACCCCTCAATCAAC CTCGTGTTTACCCATCCGTCCGTCGACGCATACGATAACTGGGCCAACATTCAAACGAACCCAAGGTCAGCAGATACCAAGCAATACCTTGCAAGTCAATCCGGTGTTTTCGCTCAGGCATCACCGAG GCTTAACTTCTGGAGAGCTTATGCCGGGTCGGATCAAAAGACTAGATAT CTGCAAGGAACAGCCCGTCCCGGAGCTGCATCATGGAACACCACTTTCCCTTTCAATCAAAC TCAAATTTTCACTATTACGGCGTACCTATCTACTGGTATCACCTCTCGAGGAAGAATCGGTATCGACGCTGCCGTTCAACCCAGGGTGCTCACCAACCCGTGGTTCGAAGACCCAGTGGATAAGGCAGTGTTGATTCAAGGGCTCAAAGATATTGTCAGCAATATAAAAAGCG TGCCCGGAATGACTATGATAACCCCGGACAACCAGACCACTATAGATGCTTATG TCAACAATTACCCCGTC GCCGACATGAATTCTAACCACTGGGTCGGCCCATGTTCCATAGGGAACAGTCAGAGTAACGCAGTTGTAGATCAGAACACGAAAGTGTTCGGGACCGATAATCTGTTCGTTCTTGATGCGTCGATC CTCCCTGCTATACCGATGGGTAACCCTCATGGGGCTATCATGGCTGCAGCAGAACAAGGCGTGGCAAAGATACTGGCTTTGTCTGGTGGGCCTTGA
- the CDH1 gene encoding substrate-specific activator of APC-dependent proteolysis, variant 2 (CAZy:AA3; CAZy:AA8) — protein MFFRVAFALLPFIGRALSQQTAAPYVDPDNGITFYGLTDAVHHVTYGITFPPASRGSTEFIGEIVAPIDAKWVGFAPGGAMINNLLLVAWVNNGQIVRSNRKATDYLQPIAYQGPILTDLPSTKVNSTHWKWVYRCQNCTVWDTGSIDTNSGGPTGWAYSSVGVDNPADPQSTFLEHTDFSLYGRNFADAHASADDYDRWAAGGTGGGSGTTTPTTTTTTTQGPITSGIPYDYVVVGAGPAGIITADRLSEAGKKVLLVERGGPSTWETGGTYGPDWLKGSQLTKFDVPGLFESMFSDSNSFWWCKDINVFAGCLVGGGTSINGALYWYPPDIDFSPSQGWPTSWQNHHTWTNKMIARLPATDHPSTDGKRYLEQVFDVVSTLLKGQSYQQITINDNPDYKDHVFGYSAYDFVGGKRGGPVATYLRTAKARKNFTMKMYTMVTGVVRKGSTITGVRTNDTSLGPDGVIPLNPKGRVILSGGSFGSPRILFQSGIGPTDMLNIVKADPTQGPRMPAQSAWINLPVGENVSDNPSINLVFTHPSVDAYDNWANIQTNPRSADTKQYLASQSGVFAQASPRLNFWRAYAGSDQKTRYLQGTARPGAASWNTTFPFNQTQIFTITAYLSTGITSRGRIGIDAAVQPRVLTNPWFEDPVDKAVLIQGLKDIVSNIKSVPGMTMITPDNQTTIDAYGESRWNCQTSDDPTLNTQR, from the exons ATGTTTTTCCGCGTGGCATTTGCCCTGCTTCCTTTCATCGGGAGAGCTCTCTCTCAACAAACGGCTGCTCCCTATGTCGACCCAGACAACGGCATCACCTTCTACGGACTAACCGATGCAGTTCACCATGTCACCTATGGTATCACCTTCCCTCCAGCTTCCCGAGGCTCGACCGAGTTCATTGGCGAAATCGTTGCCCCAATCGACGCCAAGTGGGTTGGTTTTGCGCCTGGTGGTGCAATGATCAACAACCTGCTTCTCGTGGCATGGGTTAACAATGGACAGATTGTACGTTCCAACCGGAAGGCTAC TGACTATTTACAGCCAAT AGCTTACCAAGGGCCCATCCTCACCGATCTCCCTTCAACGAAAGTCAATTCAACACACTGGAAATGGGTTTATCGGTGCCAGAACTGTACAG TGTGGGACACCGGAAGTATCGACACCAACAGCGGTGGTCCTACAGGCTGGGCATATTCGAGTGTTGGCGTCG ACAATCCCGCTGATCCCCAGAGTACTTTCCTGGAACATACCGATT TCTCGCTTTATGGAAGGAACTTCGCCGACGCTCATGCATCTGCCGACGACTACGATCGCTGGGCTGCTGGAGGAACCGGTGGCGGCAGTGGAACCACTACTCCTACAACTACTACAACCACTACCCAAGGCCCAATCACCAGC GGAATACCGTACGATTACGTCGTTGTAGGAGCTGGACCGGCGGGAATCATCACTGCCGATCGTCTCTCGGAAGCGGGTAAAAAGGTTCTTTTGGTTGAACGTGGCGGTCCGAGTACTTGGGAAACCGGTGGTACATACGGTCCCGATTGGCTCAAAGGTTCACAG TTGACTAAATTCGATGTTCCCGGATTGTTCG AGTCCATGTTTTCGGATAGTAACTCATTCTGGTGGTGCAAAG atatcaatgttttcgCGGGTTGCCTTGTTGGCGGTGGAACCTCGATCAATGGCGC ACTTTACTGGTACCCACCCGACATCGATTTCTCGCCCTCTCAAGGATGGCCTACGTCTTGGCAAAATCATCACACCTGGACTAATAAAATGATAGCGAGATTGCCAGCCACCGATCATCCTTCTACTGACGGGAAAAGGTATCTAGAGCAGGTGTTTGATGTCGTCTCGACTCTGCTTAAAGGCCAAAGCTATCAACAAATCACGATCAACGACAACCCTGATTACAAGGATCATGTCTTTGGTTACAGTGCTTACGAT TTTGTCGGTGGTAAACGAGGCGGACCTGTTGCTACATATCTTCGCACAGCCAAAGCCCGAAAGAACTTTACAATGAAAATGTACACGATGGTGACTGGTGTGGTTCGTAAAGGATCGACCATAACTGGCGTTCGAACGAACGATACATCGTTGGGTCCTGATGGTGTAATACCTCTGAACCCGAAAGGACGTGTCATTCTCTCTGGAGGATCATTCGGTTCCCCTCGTATTCTCTTCCAGTCGGGAATAGGTCCAACAGACATGTTGAACATCGTCAAGGCTGATCCAACGCAGGGACCTCGTATGCCAGCTCAGAGCGCTTGGATCAACTTACCAGTCGGTGAGAAT GTGTCGGATAACCCCTCAATCAAC CTCGTGTTTACCCATCCGTCCGTCGACGCATACGATAACTGGGCCAACATTCAAACGAACCCAAGGTCAGCAGATACCAAGCAATACCTTGCAAGTCAATCCGGTGTTTTCGCTCAGGCATCACCGAG GCTTAACTTCTGGAGAGCTTATGCCGGGTCGGATCAAAAGACTAGATAT CTGCAAGGAACAGCCCGTCCCGGAGCTGCATCATGGAACACCACTTTCCCTTTCAATCAAAC TCAAATTTTCACTATTACGGCGTACCTATCTACTGGTATCACCTCTCGAGGAAGAATCGGTATCGACGCTGCCGTTCAACCCAGGGTGCTCACCAACCCGTGGTTCGAAGACCCAGTGGATAAGGCAGTGTTGATTCAAGGGCTCAAAGATATTGTCAGCAATATAAAAAGCG TGCCCGGAATGACTATGATAACCCCGGACAACCAGACCACTATAGATGCTTATGGTGAGTCCCGCTGGAACTGTCAAACTTCTGACGATCCAACGCTAAACACACAACGATGA